Proteins found in one Anopheles aquasalis chromosome 3, idAnoAquaMG_Q_19, whole genome shotgun sequence genomic segment:
- the LOC126573961 gene encoding uncharacterized protein LOC126573961 translates to MDIPKKNSPGLKWDREQFDTRRPYERKNYEVPFRALPTYVGRFGGVNVKPKECATPSAFARRTAIEEVFHKRNRSTVCARPELRSVGDCVDDVIAGDNISSSGTVRESGTLHRDDSIESSKGKEVSKECYRTFFKARKALLRSELFEEYFQRGHATDDGAVGEDEISEVSDLEQTPEPSRESSQELMFELSEEDSLLADSQSDCESSYYEPPRIVHKDSKPAAVEARETFLSRLRTHYLRKFDHVRDQLEREERERHKQPEPFDEERYMAEYPAVDIKNERKRLFRQSLHLRLEELNKRQAREIRQYPQTVAQFAEYKAALADNTRRLRDEARLVEDYFRNANTPREIPEARLEVKHIREADYGPDHDEPPPAADGNVEETKPKGPPVYHTCMTREEWSRWIGTSVKMEKLKLPKPKLLPSSVPPGVVVDRCLESPIRAYIQGRLDVVQAGASSTAATKEANPKKLVHSLVGPSENRRSAERPVMRDLLFDPTPPESDHTATNQVMAVAAVATSLRPYTDIIEERFRSHEGRRKAKRRMRKSRMPWIEELVDEICRRRRDEGPVQIGS, encoded by the coding sequence ATGGACATTCCCAAGAAGAACTCGCCCGGATTGAAATGGGATCGCGAACAGTTCGATACGCGGCGTCCGTACGAGAGGAAAAACTACGAAGTGCCCTTCCGTGCCCTGCCAACCTATGTGGGTCGCTTTGGAGGGGTGAATGTTAAACCAAAGGAATGTGCCACACCGTCCGCATTCGCAAGAAGAACTGCCATCGAGGAAGTATTTCACAAGCGTAACCGATCGACCGTTTGTGCGCGACCGGAACTGCGTTCCGTGGGGGACTGTGTCGATGATGTGATCGCCGGGGACAATATAAGCTCCAGTGGAACCGTACGGGAATCTGGGACACTTCACCGGGACGATTCAATCGAAAGTTCCAAAGGCAAAGAGGTCTCGAAGGAATGTTACAGGACATTCTTCAAGGCACGGAAAGCGCTGCTCCGCAGTGAACTGTTTGAGGAATACTTTCAACGAGGACAcgccaccgatgatggtgccgTTGGGGAAGATGAAATCTCAGAAGTGTCTGACCTTGAGCAAACTCCCGAACCGTCGCGTGAGTCATCGCAAGAGCTAATGTTTGAACTCTCCGAAGAGGATAGCTTGTTGGCGGATAGCCAATCTGATTGTGAGAGCAGCTACTACGAACCGCCGAGGATAGTGCACAAGGACAGCAAACCGGCTGCGGTTGAGGCACGGGAAACGTTTCTCTCTCGACTGCGAACGCACTATCTACGGAAGTTTGACCATGTCCGCGACCAGCTTGAACGGGAGGAACGGGAGCGGCACAAACAACCCGAACCATTCGATGAGGAACGCTACATGGCCGAGTATCCGGCGGTCGATAtcaagaacgaacgaaagcgtCTCTTCCGCCAATCGCTCCACTTACGGCTGGAAGAGCTCAACAAACGCCAGGCCCGTGAGATCCGGCAATATCCTCAAACAGTGGCGCAGTTTGCCGAATACAAAGCTGCACTTGCGGACAACACTCGACGGTTACGCGACGAGGCACGGCTGGTGGAAGATTACTTCCGTAACGCAAACACACCCCGCGAGATCCCGGAGGCCCGGCTAGAGGTGAAGCACATCCGAGAGGCTGACTATGGTCCGGATCAtgacgaaccaccaccggcagcagacgGTAACGTGGAAGAAACGAAGCCGAAGGGTCCTCCAGTGTACCATACGTGCATGACGCGCGAAGAGTGGAGCCGCTGGATAGGAACGAGTGTCAAGATGGAAAAGCTTAAGCTGCCGAAACCCAAGCTGCTACCATCCTCGGTAcctccgggggtggtggtggaccgatGTCTCGAAAGTCCAATCCGTGCGTACATCCAGGGACGGCTCGATGTGGTTCAGGCAGGCGCCAGCTCGACCGCGGCGACAAAGGAAGCCAATCCAAAGAAACTTGTCCACTCACTGGTGGGACCATCGGAGAATCGAAGATCTGCCGAACGACCGGTGATGCGTGACCTGCTGTTTGACCCGACGCCACCCGAATCTGACCACACCGCAACGAACCAAGTCAtggcggtggctgcggtggcGACTAGCCTCCGTCCATATACGGACATTATTGAGGAGCGATTCCGGAGTCACGAAGGGCGACGCAAAGCGAAACGGCGGATGCGAAAAAGCCGGATGCCGTGGATTGAGGAACTGGTGGACGAAATCTGCCGCCGGAGAAGGGACGAAGGGCCGGTTCAAATAGGTTCGTGA